The following proteins are encoded in a genomic region of Microcoleus sp. FACHB-68:
- a CDS encoding Rpn family recombination-promoting nuclease/putative transposase: MAKAADIGSKRLISLAPARWIEWVTQIPDVEVRDIISSEFQWVSRESDVLVSAYTPQDGEFLVLNELQLRYTSAMPQRMRAYAALAEERYNKPTYPVLINILQPGPAVEIPNRYETNFRGLQARQDYHVINLWEVDAEIAFQQSLPSLIPFVPVLKGGNEESTVRQALQILRSDEQLNELEPLLAFFASFVLDIPLVQQIMRWDMAILHESPWYQQILQQGMQQGMQQGMQQGMQQGMQQGLLSGIALGLELKFGSPGLQLLPEIRAIEDVGRLEAIQQAIKTVNTLEELRQIYS; this comes from the coding sequence ATGGCAAAAGCAGCAGATATCGGCAGTAAGCGATTAATTAGTCTGGCACCGGCACGCTGGATAGAATGGGTAACACAAATACCCGATGTGGAAGTCCGAGATATTATCAGTTCAGAATTCCAGTGGGTAAGCCGTGAAAGTGATGTGTTGGTAAGCGCCTACACTCCTCAAGATGGTGAATTTCTCGTCCTCAACGAGTTACAATTGCGCTATACATCGGCAATGCCTCAGCGAATGCGAGCTTACGCAGCTTTAGCGGAAGAACGATATAACAAGCCGACCTATCCTGTACTGATTAATATCCTTCAACCAGGGCCGGCTGTCGAGATCCCCAACCGCTATGAAACGAATTTTAGAGGCTTGCAAGCCCGTCAAGACTATCATGTAATTAATCTGTGGGAAGTCGATGCTGAAATCGCTTTTCAACAATCACTTCCTTCTCTGATTCCATTTGTGCCGGTGTTGAAGGGAGGAAATGAGGAATCAACAGTCCGGCAAGCTTTGCAAATTTTGCGCTCTGACGAACAATTAAACGAGTTAGAACCACTCTTAGCTTTTTTTGCTAGCTTCGTATTAGACATTCCGCTAGTTCAGCAAATTATGAGGTGGGATATGGCAATATTACATGAATCACCCTGGTATCAACAGATTTTGCAGCAGGGGATGCAGCAGGGGATGCAGCAGGGGATGCAGCAGGGGATGCAGCAGGGAATGCAGCAGGGGCTGTTATCGGGTATTGCATTGGGTTTAGAGCTAAAATTTGGCTCGCCTGGATTACAACTATTGCCAGAAATTCGTGCGATTGAAGATGTAGGGCGATTAGAAGCAATTCAGCAAGCAATTAAAACTGTGAATACGCTGGAAGAATTGCGGCAAATTTACAGCTAA
- the cysW gene encoding sulfate ABC transporter permease subunit CysW: MSYNVAGKSFYPDLEPSEPSSPAKPAREVNWVKIVLISVTLLYLSLVMFIPALNVFVEAFKAGVGPFLKNLTEPAFIHAIKLTVLIALIVVPVNTVFGLCAAWVIARNHFRGRTLLISILDVPFAVSPVVAGLMIVLLYGRNGWFGPLLESANIKIIFAMPAMVLASAFITLPFVAREVIPVLEEAGSEQEEAAKTLGANDWQIFWRVTLPNIRWGLLYGVILTNARVMGEFGAVSVVSGNIARKTQTLPLFVEEAYKQYQTQAAYSAAVLLALLAVVTLILKEVLEQKTRIKNVD, encoded by the coding sequence ATGAGCTATAATGTCGCGGGAAAGTCTTTTTATCCAGATCTAGAACCTTCTGAGCCATCTTCACCAGCAAAACCGGCAAGGGAAGTGAATTGGGTCAAGATAGTTTTGATAAGTGTGACACTTCTCTACTTATCATTAGTTATGTTTATTCCTGCTTTGAACGTTTTTGTAGAAGCGTTTAAAGCAGGTGTGGGTCCATTTTTAAAGAATCTGACAGAGCCGGCTTTTATTCATGCCATCAAGCTAACTGTTTTGATTGCTTTAATTGTTGTGCCGGTTAATACAGTATTTGGACTTTGTGCGGCGTGGGTCATTGCGCGGAACCATTTTCGGGGTCGAACCTTACTGATTAGCATTTTAGACGTTCCTTTTGCCGTATCTCCGGTAGTTGCGGGACTAATGATCGTGCTACTTTACGGACGGAATGGTTGGTTTGGCCCACTTCTAGAATCAGCCAACATTAAAATTATTTTTGCAATGCCGGCAATGGTACTGGCGAGCGCATTTATCACTTTACCTTTTGTCGCTCGCGAAGTGATTCCGGTTTTAGAAGAAGCCGGTTCAGAGCAAGAAGAAGCTGCCAAAACTTTGGGTGCAAATGATTGGCAAATATTTTGGCGCGTGACACTGCCAAATATCCGTTGGGGTTTACTATACGGGGTGATTTTAACAAATGCCAGAGTTATGGGCGAGTTTGGCGCAGTATCAGTGGTATCTGGAAATATTGCCCGTAAAACTCAAACCCTGCCTTTATTTGTTGAAGAAGCTTATAAGCAATACCAGACACAAGCTGCTTATTCAGCGGCGGTTTTGTTGGCGCTTCTAGCTGTTGTCACCCTTATTTTGAAGGAAGTTCTTGAGCAAAAAACCCGCATTAAAAACGTGGACTAG
- the purM gene encoding phosphoribosylformylglycinamidine cyclo-ligase, with protein MDYREAGVDVEAGRAFVGRIRSLVNSTHRPEVLGGLGGFSGCFQMPAGYQEPVLVSGTDGVGTKLKLAHTLNRHDTVGIDLVAMCVNDVLTSGAEPLFFLDYLATGKLNQEQLTQVVAGIAEGCRQAGCALLGGETAEMPGFYQPGEYDLAGFCVGIAEKSRLLDGSQVRVGDVAIGLPSSGVHSNGFSLVRKIVSDGGFSWDECPEGLNGNLGDVLLTPTRIYVREVLDALRADVEIHGMAHITGGGLPENLPRCLGSGQSIRIDVSRWEVPAVFQWLADAGDVSLPDMYNTFNMGIGFVLLVPAAQVEETIRRFASAYVIGEVVEGDGDLIGVPA; from the coding sequence ATGGATTATCGGGAAGCGGGTGTAGATGTTGAGGCCGGTCGCGCTTTTGTGGGCCGAATTCGCAGTTTGGTGAATAGCACGCACCGTCCGGAGGTTTTAGGCGGGTTGGGCGGTTTTAGCGGTTGTTTTCAGATGCCGGCTGGTTATCAGGAGCCGGTTTTAGTTTCCGGGACAGATGGAGTAGGGACAAAGCTGAAACTAGCTCACACGCTCAATCGGCACGATACGGTTGGCATCGATTTAGTTGCAATGTGTGTCAATGATGTACTGACATCTGGCGCAGAACCGTTGTTCTTTTTGGATTATTTGGCAACGGGGAAGCTGAATCAAGAGCAGTTAACTCAGGTGGTGGCTGGAATTGCAGAAGGGTGCCGGCAGGCAGGCTGTGCGCTGCTGGGGGGAGAGACGGCGGAGATGCCGGGATTTTATCAGCCTGGTGAGTACGATTTAGCCGGCTTTTGTGTGGGAATTGCCGAGAAAAGCCGGCTGCTAGATGGATCTCAGGTGCGGGTGGGTGATGTGGCGATTGGGTTGCCGAGTTCAGGGGTTCACAGCAATGGGTTTAGTTTGGTGCGGAAGATTGTCAGCGATGGCGGCTTTAGCTGGGATGAATGCCCAGAGGGGTTGAATGGCAATCTAGGTGATGTGCTATTGACACCGACACGGATATATGTGAGGGAAGTTTTGGATGCCCTGCGAGCCGATGTAGAAATTCACGGCATGGCTCACATTACAGGAGGCGGGTTGCCAGAGAATTTGCCGCGCTGTTTGGGTTCGGGGCAATCGATTCGGATCGATGTGAGTCGTTGGGAAGTGCCGGCAGTTTTTCAGTGGTTAGCAGATGCCGGTGATGTGAGTTTGCCGGATATGTATAACACTTTTAATATGGGAATTGGGTTTGTGTTATTAGTGCCGGCAGCTCAAGTTGAGGAGACAATTCGCCGGTTTGCTTCGGCTTATGTTATTGGGGAAGTGGTTGAGGGTGATGGGGATTTGATTGGCGTGCCGGCATAA
- a CDS encoding sulfate ABC transporter substrate-binding protein: MKHLWQRDSLTRWVSLFLTGVTLSLTIAACTGGGTAGNSNASSANGSSSAAKEVELTLVSFAVTRAAHEQIIPKFIEKWKQEHNQTVTFNQSYAGSGSQTRAVIDGLEADVVHLALALDTEKIEKAGLIEPGWENEAPNNAIVSKSVAALVTREGNPKGIKDWADLTKEGVSVITANPKTSGGARWNFLALWGAITRTGGDDGKAQEFTTNVFKNVPVLPKDAREASDVFFKQGQGDVLINYENEVILAGLNGEKLPYVIPEVNISIDNPIAVVDKNVDKHGTREVAEAFVQFLYTPEAQREFAKLGFRPVDPTVGEETANKFTKLKTLFTAQDLGGWDSIQKQFFDDGAIFDKVQADTKK, encoded by the coding sequence TTGAAACATCTCTGGCAACGCGATTCTTTAACACGCTGGGTGTCCCTCTTCTTGACGGGGGTAACATTAAGTTTGACGATCGCTGCCTGCACCGGCGGCGGGACTGCCGGCAATTCCAATGCCAGTTCTGCTAACGGTTCCAGCTCAGCTGCTAAAGAAGTTGAGCTAACCCTCGTTTCGTTTGCTGTTACCCGCGCTGCTCACGAGCAAATCATTCCCAAATTCATTGAAAAGTGGAAGCAAGAACATAATCAAACCGTCACCTTCAATCAAAGTTATGCGGGATCGGGTTCCCAAACCCGCGCTGTGATTGACGGTTTGGAAGCAGATGTCGTACACTTGGCACTTGCCTTAGACACAGAGAAAATAGAGAAAGCCGGTTTGATTGAACCGGGTTGGGAAAATGAAGCCCCCAACAATGCAATTGTTAGCAAATCTGTCGCTGCTTTGGTGACTCGTGAAGGCAACCCCAAAGGCATCAAAGATTGGGCAGACTTAACAAAAGAAGGCGTTAGCGTTATTACTGCGAACCCTAAAACCTCTGGTGGAGCGAGATGGAATTTCTTGGCTTTGTGGGGTGCAATAACCCGGACAGGGGGTGACGACGGCAAAGCCCAAGAATTTACCACCAATGTTTTTAAAAATGTGCCGGTGCTCCCTAAAGATGCCCGTGAGGCTAGCGATGTATTTTTCAAACAAGGGCAGGGAGATGTCTTAATCAACTACGAAAATGAAGTGATTCTCGCGGGTTTGAATGGCGAAAAACTGCCTTACGTGATCCCAGAAGTAAACATTTCCATCGATAATCCGATTGCCGTTGTAGACAAAAACGTTGATAAGCACGGAACTAGAGAAGTTGCTGAAGCATTTGTGCAGTTTCTTTATACACCAGAAGCTCAACGAGAATTTGCTAAGTTAGGATTCCGACCTGTTGATCCCACAGTAGGAGAAGAAACCGCTAATAAGTTTACAAAGCTCAAAACCCTCTTTACAGCGCAAGATTTAGGGGGCTGGGATAGTATCCAGAAACAATTTTTCGATGATGGGGCAATTTTCGACAAAGTTCAGGCTGACACTAAGAAATAG
- a CDS encoding NIL domain-containing protein — MTRIKIQIPKRCRKEPVISRLTSEHGLTVNITGAMLGAHSYEEGWFDLELHGLPLQVQSALAYLQDLNVKIWGKPNPDGDGW, encoded by the coding sequence ATGACGCGAATTAAAATCCAAATTCCCAAAAGATGCAGGAAAGAGCCGGTGATTTCCAGGCTAACTTCAGAACACGGCTTAACGGTGAACATTACTGGAGCGATGCTGGGAGCGCATAGCTATGAAGAAGGGTGGTTTGATTTAGAATTACACGGACTTCCTCTACAAGTTCAAAGCGCTCTAGCATACCTTCAGGATCTTAATGTGAAAATTTGGGGAAAGCCCAATCCCGATGGCGATGGTT
- a CDS encoding NIL domain-containing protein: MVIKNLTDSQSERFNDLQENPELASASDPVDNPIVLTRIRIRISKKYHQEPVISRLVSDYGLTVNIAAALLGANARDDGWFHLQLQGTSQQINSALIYLNDLDLEVWHESEKANDW; this comes from the coding sequence ATGGTTATTAAAAATCTCACAGATTCCCAAAGCGAGCGTTTCAATGATTTACAGGAAAACCCAGAATTAGCTTCGGCTAGCGATCCTGTAGATAATCCAATCGTTCTCACCCGAATTAGAATTCGGATTTCCAAAAAATATCATCAAGAACCTGTCATTTCACGGTTAGTTTCTGATTATGGCTTAACGGTCAATATTGCCGCTGCTCTTTTGGGAGCAAATGCCAGAGATGATGGCTGGTTTCACTTACAACTTCAAGGAACAAGCCAGCAGATTAATAGTGCTTTAATCTACTTGAATGACTTAGATTTGGAAGTTTGGCATGAGTCTGAAAAGGCAAATGATTGGTAA
- a CDS encoding pentapeptide repeat-containing protein: MKTRFLVTSALLLALCSGCWAQPAHMKRLLKNKQCQGCSLAGANLQGTSLGGANMRRSDLSRADLSNANLFSADLSGADLRGANLRGADLRGADLRGANLKGAYLKGADLSGSDLKEADFKGADLSASDLSNANLLNAHLSGANLKGANLVNAQLEGVIGLVIERPVTK; the protein is encoded by the coding sequence GTGAAAACAAGATTCCTAGTAACCAGCGCACTGCTGCTTGCGCTTTGCTCAGGCTGTTGGGCACAGCCGGCACACATGAAGCGGTTGCTGAAAAATAAACAATGCCAGGGTTGCAGCCTAGCCGGTGCCAACCTCCAAGGGACGAGCCTTGGGGGAGCAAACATGAGGCGCTCTGATCTGAGCCGTGCCGATCTCAGCAATGCCAATTTATTTTCTGCGGATCTCAGTGGTGCTGATTTGAGGGGTGCTAACCTGCGAGGTGCTGACTTGAGAGGTGCTGACTTGCGAGGTGCTAACCTGAAAGGAGCCTACTTAAAAGGGGCTGATTTGAGTGGCTCAGATTTAAAAGAAGCTGATTTTAAAGGAGCCGATTTAAGTGCTTCTGATTTATCTAATGCTAATCTGTTGAACGCTCATTTAAGTGGTGCCAATCTCAAAGGCGCGAACTTAGTGAATGCTCAACTGGAAGGTGTAATCGGATTAGTAATAGAGAGGCCAGTGACTAAATAA
- the cysT gene encoding sulfate ABC transporter permease subunit CysT — translation MSQVANLSWPWRITLGYLTIMLLLPVSALILKASTENPADFWRIATSPVALATYDVTFVTSLIAALINGVFGTLIAWVLVRYDFPFKRVIDAAIDLPFALPTSVAGLTLASVYSNNGWIGSLLAPFGIKVAFTRLGVGVAMIFISLPFVVRTLQPVLQDMEKEIEEAAWSLGASRWETFWRVVLPPLLPAILTGISLGFSRAVGEYGSVVIVASNVPFKDLIASVLIIQRLEQYDYSGATVIGTVLLLISLGILLAINLLQAWGRRYEL, via the coding sequence CTGAGTCAGGTAGCTAATCTTTCTTGGCCCTGGCGCATTACCTTAGGGTATCTGACGATAATGCTTCTCCTACCAGTGTCCGCACTAATCTTAAAAGCGAGCACTGAAAATCCCGCTGATTTTTGGAGAATTGCCACCAGTCCTGTTGCCCTTGCAACTTATGATGTTACCTTTGTTACCTCGCTAATTGCAGCATTAATCAATGGTGTTTTTGGCACTTTAATTGCTTGGGTTTTAGTGCGGTATGATTTCCCCTTCAAGCGGGTAATTGATGCGGCTATTGATTTGCCGTTTGCTTTACCTACTTCGGTTGCCGGTTTGACGCTAGCATCTGTTTACAGCAATAACGGTTGGATTGGATCGTTGCTTGCACCCTTTGGAATTAAAGTTGCTTTTACTCGGTTAGGGGTAGGAGTTGCAATGATTTTTATCTCCTTGCCTTTTGTGGTGCGAACATTGCAGCCGGTTTTGCAAGATATGGAAAAGGAGATAGAAGAAGCAGCTTGGTCCTTGGGTGCCTCGCGATGGGAGACGTTTTGGCGGGTTGTTCTTCCGCCTTTATTGCCGGCCATTTTGACGGGGATCTCTTTGGGTTTTTCCCGTGCAGTCGGCGAATACGGTTCTGTTGTAATTGTTGCTTCCAATGTTCCGTTTAAAGATTTAATTGCTTCAGTTCTAATTATTCAAAGATTGGAGCAGTATGACTATTCTGGAGCAACAGTGATTGGCACCGTTCTGTTACTAATTTCTCTAGGAATTCTGCTAGCAATTAATCTATTACAAGCTTGGGGACGACGCTATGAGCTATAA